A part of Fusarium oxysporum Fo47 chromosome III, complete sequence genomic DNA contains:
- a CDS encoding chaperonin 10-like protein, with amino-acid sequence MATNNAAYLVAEKAPLEVKPAPFPEPKDDEVIIENHAVALNPVDSAQQRLGPSIFPWLKFPAILGCDVAGRITAVGSGITKYKVGDRVTGYNMGTFQEYVPVKEYLCAKLTESIGFAEAAVLPLCLSVAVKTLFHPGYLALDLPTTETKANGKVILIWGGSTGVGCNIIQLAKAAGFEVITTASPKNFDYLKKLGASQTLDYNSPTIKEDLLTAVKGKVVAGAIANGGLNISVYPSIVETCAAVALSSPDNCKLVPLTMVPRFPVPDGVETKFVVPLATDKDLASWIFNDYISEALASGSFVPAPEAEVVGHGLGSLQSALNTLDAGVSAKKIVVTMK; translated from the coding sequence ATGGCTACAAACAACGCTGCATATCTCGTCGCTGAAAAGGCACCTCTCGAGGTGAAACCAGCACCATTCCCAGAGCCCAAAGATGACGAGGTCATCATCGAGAATCACGCAGTAGCTCTCAATCCTGTTGACTCAGCTCAACAGAGACTTGGACCTTCCATCTTCCCATGGCTCAAATTCCCAGCTATTCTCGGCTGTGATGTCGCGGGACGTATCACAGCTGTTGGCTCTGGTATTACCAAGTACAAGGTCGGCGACCGTGTGACTGGATACAACATGGGTACTTTTCAGGAATATGTTCCTGTCAAAGAGTACCTCTGTGCCAAACTCACAGAAAGCATTGGTtttgctgaagcagctgTGCTTCCGCTTTGCTTGAGTGTTGCTGTCAAGACTTTGTTCCATCCTGGCTACCTTGCGCTTGACCTCCCTACTACAGAGACTAAAGCCAATGGGAAAGTCATTCTCATCTGGGGTGGATCTACCGGTGTCGGCTGTAACATCATCCAACTTGCAAAAGCAGCTGGTTTCGAGGTCATAACTACCGCCTCACCCAAGAACTTTGACTATCTCAAGAAACTTGGGGCCAGCCAGACCCTCGACTACAACTCTCCAACCATCAAAGAAGATCTCCTCACCGCAGTCAAAGGAAAGGTCGTGGCCGGAGCCATAGCCAACGGCGGCTTGAACATCTCAGTCTATCCTTCAATCGTTGAAACTTGTGCAGCTGTAGCCCTGAGCTCACCAGACAATTGCAAGCTTGTCCCTCTTACAATGGTACCGCGATTCCCAGTCCCTGATGGTGTCGAGACCAAGTTTGTCGTTCCTCTGGCGACTGATAAAGACCTTGCTTCGTGGATCTTTAATGATTACATCTCGGAGGCGTTGGCAAGTGGAAGTTTTGTACCGGCACCTGAGGCAGAGGTTGTTGGTCATGGACTCGGGAGTCTTCAGTCTGCTCTAAACACTCTTGATGCTGGTGTATCGGCAAAGAAGATTGTTGTTACTATGAAGTGA
- a CDS encoding thioredoxin-like protein: protein METIYIVFGLLALFMIAQAVFADRSPIPETSGKVYKISAPSELESVLASNTHVVVDFYADWCPPCRAIAPVFSNLADAHASEGQLAFAKVNTDHVKDVAAKYGISAMPTFVFFENGVAKGVQVEGVKSRAVAFTKDGRVDRIRGADRGALEAVVKALASEK, encoded by the exons ATGGAGACAATTTACATCGTCTTCGGCCTTTTGGCTCTCTTCATGATTGCTCAG GCTGTATTCGCGGATCGTTCACCCATCCCCGAGACATCCGGCAAAGTCTACAAGATCTCCGCCCCCTCGGAGCTCGAATCAGTCCTCGCATCAAACACGCACGTCGTAGTAGATTTCTACGCAGACTGGTGTCCACCCTGCCGCGCCATCGCGCCTGTATTCTCAAACCTAGCAGACGCCCACGCCTCAGAGGGACAACTTGCTTTTGCCAAGGTCAACACTGATCATGTGAAGGACGTTGCGGCAAAGTATGGAATTAGTGCTATGCCGACCTTTGTTTTCTTTGAGAATGGCGTTGCGAAGGGTGTGCAGGTTGAGGGGGTGAAGAGCAGGGCTGTTGCGTTTACGAAGGATGGGAGGGTTGATAGGATTAGGGGCGCGGATCGGGGTGCGCTTGAGGCTGTTGTTAAGGCTTTGGCTAGTGAGAAGTGA
- a CDS encoding Phox homologous domain-containing protein has protein sequence MAPPPEIAIPSTSVSNEGSKKPYTLYNITLRLPLRSFVVQKRYSDFDALHQALTQQVGAPPPEPLPAKHWLKSTVNSVELTRDRQVGLEKYLRAIAESPDRRWRDTSAWRAFLNLPSSSTTNSAISAGGMIKNAVAGAADPGTWLDIHRDLKQNLHEARQCLSRRDAAVDNGNSTAAAEAGAAAKRVLVRSGTLIATLADGLRKIQESKRLGEGELRRRRDLVSQARMEREGLDKLSNSMPNSTSASGRGGLSQGQASATDKAGLLKGGRPAGRVLGAPLPETDKTRELGNEGVLQLQKEEMQNQDLAVEQLTAVIRRQREMGERIHEEVEDQIRLLDELDQDTDRTGAKLKVANNRIKKM, from the coding sequence ATGGCACCGCCGCCAGAAATCGCCATTCCTTCAACGAGCGTTTCCAACGAAGGCTCCAAGAAACCTTACACACTCTACAATATCACACTTCGACTCCCTCTGCGATCCTTTGTCGTTCAAAAGCGGTACTCAGACTTCGATGCTCTCCACCAGGCTCTGACGCAACAAGTTGGCGCTCCGCCGCCAGAACCTCTACCAGCGAAACACTGGCTGAAGTCGACTGTCAACTCAGTCGAATTGACCCGAGACCGTCAGGTAGGACTCGAGAAATATCTACGAGCGATTGCGGAATCGCCCGATCGACGATGGCGTGATACATCAGCTTGGAGAGCCTTCCTGAACCTACCAAGCTCGAGCACAACCAACTCGGCGATATCAGCGGGCGGCATGATTAAGAATGCGGtcgctggtgctgctgaTCCGGGAACATGGCTGGATATTCATCGAGACTTGAAGCAGAATCTTCACGAGGCTAGACAATGCCTGTCGCGGCGagatgctgctgttgatAATGGCAATTCAACGGCCGCCGCGGAAGCGGGCGCAGCGGCCAAAAGGGTTCTCGTCCGAAGTGGAACGTTGATCGCAACACTTGCGGATGGACTACGAAAGATACAAGAGTCAAAACGACTGGGCGAGGGTGAGCTGCGGCGTCGCCGGGATCTGGTTTCCCAAGCCCGCATGGAACGCGAGGGCTTAGATAAGCTCTCCAACAGTATGCCCAATTCCACATCAGCTTCAGGAAGAGGCGGCTTAAGTCAAGGCCAGGCCTCAGCAACCGACAAAGCTGGACTACTGAAGGGAGGTCGTCCTGCTGGTCGTGTTCTAGGTGCTCCTTTACCAGAGACTGATAAGACACGGGAATTGGGTAACGAAGGAGTACTGCAGCTGCAAAAGGAGGAGATGCAAAACCAAGATCTTGCTGTTGAACAGCTTACTGCAGTCATTCGACGACAAAGAGAGATGGGCGAGCGAATCCATGAAGAGGTCGAAGACCAGATTCGTCTACTAGATGAACTGGACCAGGACACCGATCGCACAGGGGCTAAACTGAAGGTCGCGAACAACCGGATCAAGAAGATGTGA
- a CDS encoding calponin homology domain-containing protein, translating into MGESRQELVAWLNSLLQLNITKVEQCGTGAALCQVFDSIYMDVPMSKVKFNVNSEYLYIQNFKVLQNTFTKHQIDKPIPVSALIKCKMQDNLEFLQWTKRFWDLNFPDHEYDAVARRKGGSMPPAAAAPRPAASTGAARRVGSGTPSGGPRVAKAAGPATAALQQENATLKETVTGLERERDFYFSKLRDIELLVQQAVDEDPELEKQEDGLVKQIQTILYSTEEGFEIPAEGEGLDDQETF; encoded by the exons ATGGGCGAGTCGAG ACAAGAGCTTGTTGCATGGCTTAACAGCCTACTTCAGCTTAACATCACCAAGGTTGAGCAATGCGGTACTGG TGCTGCCCTCTGCCAGGTTTTTGACAGCATCTACATGGACGTCCCCATGTCCAAGGTCAAGTTCAATGTGAACTCGGAATACTTGTATATTCAAAATTTCAAGGTCTTGCAAA ACACCTTTACCAAGCACCAGATTGACAAGCCTATTCCTGTCTCCGCACTTATCAAGTGCAAGATGCAGGACAACCTCGAGTTTCTCCAGTGGACAAAGCGATTTTGGGATCTTAACTTCCCCGACCACGAGTACGATGCCGTTGCCCGCCGAAAAGGTGGCTCAATGCCTCCCGCTGCCGCCGCACCCCGACCTGCTGCTAGCACTGGCGCCGCTCGCCGTGTGGGTAGCGGTACCCCCAGTGGTGGACCCCGAGTTGCAAAGGCCGCTGGACCCGCCACCGCAGCTCTTCAGCAAGAAAATGCCACATTGAAGGAGACTGTCACAGGCCTGGAGAGGGAACGAGATTTCTACTTCAGCAAGTTGCGGGATATTGAGCTACTTGTCCAacaggctgttgatgaggaccCGGAGCTGGAGAAACAAGAGGATGGCCTCGTAAAGCAGATCCAAACTATCCTTTACTCAACGGAGGAAGGATTCGAGATTCCTGCTGAGGGCGAGGGTCTCGATGACCAAGAGACCTTTTAA
- a CDS encoding P-loop containing nucleoside triphosphate hydrolase protein: MAPSQKRKPAQDDFIFTIDDNDDIPVEEEEVTAEPPKKKAKTSKKSKKSKRAASPEDDEEENGVEGIWGFNDDDDGAMDSEFEFGAEEAADLGTVEFEGWGFDGAKKGMAVEKKGVDLDEIIRRRREKKLGKSDPEETADAEENEAMDVDLDDDDDEVLADDAFGMNVASDVEESGDEKNEDDEDESGAEDKDEDEDEDVEDDDDVASDNDSVATPTGHPDDDASEDSDDEEDAEEEAKRKAFFAPEEEEASGKKSASSFQAMSLSRPILRGLATVGFSKPTPIQAKSIPIALMGKDLVGGAVTGSGKTGAFIVPILERLLYRPKKIPTTRVVVLTPTRELAIQCHAVATKLAAFTDIKFTLAVGGLSLRAQEVELKLRPDVIIATPGRFIDHMRNSASFSVDTVEIMVLDEADRMLEDGFADELNEILTTLPKSRQTMLFSATMTSTVDRLIKIGLNKPARVMVDSQKKTVTTLAQEFVRLRPGREEKRMGYLAHVCKNLYKERVIIFFRQKKEAHRARIIFGLLGLSCAELHGSMNQTQRISSVEDFRDGKVAYLLATDLASRGLDIKGVDTVINYEAPQSLEIYVHRVGRTARAGRKGTALTLASETDRKVVKAAVKAGKAQGAKIVSRQIEAAEVDALQAQIDEMDDEIEEIMQEEKEEKQLAHVEMQVKKGENLIQHEAEIKGRPRRTWFESEHDKKQSKQAGKDELNGMREAMKKKTGKLSNKDKKRLDAKQLRAEGGGEWRKGKSSEADMKARHKEQAKSRAKGRATKEGGKDAAPSKPKGKGRAGGKRR; this comes from the exons ATGGCGCCCTCGCAGAAGCGAAAACCCGCGCAAGACGATTTCATCTTTACAATTGACGACAATGACGATATTCctgtcgaggaggaggaagtgaCCGCGGAAcctcccaagaagaaggccaagaccagcaaaaagtcaaagaagtcaaagcGTGCAGCCAGTcctgaagatgacgaggaggagaatgGCGTAGAGGGTATTTGGGGATTcaatgatgacgacgatggtGCCATGGACTCCGAATTCGAGTTTGGCGCTGAGGAAGCTGCCGACCTTGGTACAGTAGAATTCGAGGGATGGGGTTTCGATGGCGCAAAGAAGGGTATGGCCGTTGAAAAGAAGGGTGTTGATCTGGATGAGATTATTCGAAGGCGTCGCGAAAAGAAGCTTGGCAAATCTGACCCCGAAGAGACTGCCGATGCTGAAGAGAACGAGGCCATGGACGTTGATctggatgacgatgatgacgaggttCTCGCAGACGACGCATTCGGTATGAACGTTGCttctgatgttgaggaatccggtgacgagaagaacgaagatgatgaggatgaatcTGGAGCTGAAgacaaggatgaggatgaggatgaggacgtggaagacgatgatgatgttgcaTCGGACAACGACTCTGTCGCTACTCCCACAGGACACCCAGATGACGATGCTTCCGAAGAtagcgacgatgaggaggacgCCGAGGAGGAAGCGAAGCGAAAGGCTTTCTTCGCCccggaggaagaggaggcatCTGGCAAGAAGAGTGCCTCGTCTTTCCAGGCCATGTCTCTGTCACGTCCAATTCTCCGTGGTCTTGCTACAGTAGGATTCTCCAAGCCTACGCCCATTCAGGCCAAGTCAATTCCTATTGCGCTTATGGGTAAAGATCTTGTCGGTGGTGCTGTCACTGGTTCCGGAAAGACTGGTGCCTTTATCGTTCCTATTCTGGAGCGTTTGCTATATCGACCCAAGAAGATTCCTACCACCCGTGTCGTTGTTCTTACTCCTACTCGTGAATTGGCTATCCAATGTCACGCTGTAGCCACAAAGCTTGCTGCCTTCACTGATATCAAGTTCACCCTTGCTGTCGGTGGTCTGAGTCTCAGGGCCCAGGAGGTTGAGCTGAAGTTGCGCCCAGATGTTATTATTGCTACTCCTGGTCGTTTCATTGATCACATGCGAAACTCTGCCAGCTTCAGCGTTGACACTGTTGAGATTATGgtccttgatgaagctgatcGTATGCTTGAGGACGGTTTTGCCGACGAACTTAACGAAATTCTCACAACACTCCCCAAGTCACGACAAACTATGCTCTTCTCCGCTACCATGACATCGACTGTCGACCGTCTTATCAAGATCGGCCTTAACAAACCTGCTAGGGTTATGGTGGATTCTCAGAAGAAGACTGTTACTACACTGGCGCAAGAATTCGTTCGCCTGCGCCCTGGCCGAGAGGAGAAGCGAATGGGTTACCTGGCACATGTTTGCAAGAACCTCTACAAGGAGCGAGTTATTATCTTCTTCCGACAAAAGAAGGAAGCTCATCGAGCTCGAATTATCTTTGGCTTACTCGGTCTCTCATGCGCTGAGCTTCACGGTAGCATGAACCAAACACAG CGTATCTCAAGTGTTGAGGACTTCCGAGACGGCAAGGTGGCGTACTTATTAGCCACCGATCTTGCTTCCCGTGGTCTTGATATCAAAGGCGTCGATACCGTCATCAACTACGAAGCGCCTCAGTCATTAGAAATCTACGTCCACAGAGTTGGTCGAACAGCTCGTGCTGGTCGCAAGGGTACTGCTTTGACATTAGCTTCTGAGACAGACCGCAAGgttgtcaaggctgctgtGAAGGCTGGCAAGGCCCAAGGTGCCAAGATTGTCAGCCGACAGATTGAGGCTGCAGAGGTTGACGCTCTTCAAGCACAGATCGacgagatggatgatgaaatCGAGGAGATCAtgcaagaagaaaaggaagagaagcagcTTGCCCATGTCGAGATGCAAgtcaagaagggcgagaaCCTCATCCAGCATGAGGCTGAGATCAAGGGACGACCTAGGCGAACATGGTTCGAGTCTGAACACGACAAGAAGCAGTCCAAGCAAGCCGGCAAAGATGAGCTTAACGGCATGAGAgaggcgatgaagaagaagacgggcAAGCTAAGCAACAAGGATAAGAAACGCCTTGACGCAAAGCAACTACGTGCCGAGGGTGGCGGAGAGTGGAGAAAGGGCAAGTCGTCAGAGGCTGATATGAAGGCCCGACATAAGGAACAGGCCAAATCAAGGGCCAAGGGCCGGGCGACTAAGGAGGGAGGAAAAGACGCGGCTCCTAGCAAACCCaagggaaagggaagagCCGGTGGTAAGAGGAGATGA
- a CDS encoding uncharacterized protein (uncharacterized conserved protein-domain containing protein), whose translation MMGYGSNRATSPGDGERGYRRKRLAAMAGNLYRSGQAAVTEIKESYAQTRAGPAASGHEKHGRIHIPGAFPDVAITVKGDCQMVLFPSYAKQHTKRDWGEMAMHDSDAPHGSIRDEGFWRQEWERNEDERAIVDVDVRGWIYTPHSGPMTRRNRVLIGLARQLSGIPAPRADQTYNPETGLPRTHHQIHEEQKEQEKINSEARRIERVGQREKQVAYQGGFSEKTPDNDDPLTDSFYYPSRQGNQSPDSAPSSPTMPAKTMTSNTTASEMSESDLILANANLMARIAPFMTNPSVALPVTFFFYNSEKSQSKTVMTNDAGHFVIRAALDFIPTHVRVLADEDLSAIQEIKVIEPYGVSLISDIDDTVKKSNISAGAKEIFRNTFIRDLGELSVEGVKEWYNRMADMGVSIHYCSNSPWQLFPVLASFFKMHGLPPGSLHLKQYSGMLQGIFEPVAERKRSTLTRLLRDFPERMFILVGDSGEADLEVYTELALANPGRILAVFIRDVTTPEETAFFNSNSGYDFSRPKTPATSSNASRNVSRNPSYQNLGPSGYRGESKPPTGPTMGTLIDFSDEPGETKIDRNAALSQVRNASANANSKSASTTDLLGGRKPPPPRPAKPVALRSAKSITELNKGLSRQNSDEIPPPPPPRRPAVQVREPSVPHPLKQIHNSSQQSSGSSNGGFKIPARSNSGDRPPPPPPRRRGTPSSITESNQNPRLPPRPTQNMANLDVDYDPLPPPSSNPPPSFGSAGSGYRSDGNTSTAGSPTLGPQAVNKKLELWRRRLARAHEQLDGIGVALYTWRRGNDVIAEAEGIVKRALADMERKRRMRQ comes from the coding sequence ATGATGGGATATGGCTCTAACCGGGCTACGAGCCCTGGTGATGGCGAGAGGGGATATAGGAGGAAGCGCTTGGCAGCGATGGCAGGAAATCTGTACAGAAGCGGCCAAGCCGCAGTGACCGAGATCAAGGAATCATATGCCCAGACCAGGGCAGGGCCTGCGGCTTCAGGACATGAGAAACACGGACGGATACACATCCCCGGCGCATTTCCAGATGTTGCAATCACAGTAAAGGGTGACTGCCAAATGGTGCTGTTTCCGTCGTATGCGAAACAACATACCAAACGTGATTGGGGCGAGATGGCGATGCACGACTCGGATGCGCCACATGGAAGCATCAGAGACGAAGGCTTTTGGCGGCAAGAGTGGGAGCgcaatgaagatgaaaggGCAATTGTTGACGTTGACGTCCGAGGCTGGATCTATACGCCTCACAGTGGTCCGATGACGAGGAGAAACAGAGTTCTCATCGGTCTGGCGCGGCAGCTCAGTGGCATCCCTGCGCCCAGGGCAGACCAAACATATAATCCAGAGACTGGACTTCCACGTACACATCATCAAATACACGAAGAGCAAAAAGAGCAGGAGAAGATCAACTCTGAAGCTCGGCGCATTGAAAGAGTAGGACAGCGAGAGAAGCAGGTTGCATACCAGGGAGGTTTTAGTGAGAAAACGCCTGATAATGACGACCCTCTTACGGATAGCTTTTACTATCCTTCTCGCCAGGGTAACCAATCTCCAGATTCTGCCCCTTCCAGTCCAACGATGCCAGCCAAAACTATGACATCGAATACCACTGCCAGCGAGATGAGCGAGAGTGATCTCATTCTGGCCAATGCCAATCTCATGGCTCGAATTGCCCCTTTCATGACAAATCCTTCTGTTGCTCTACCAGTCACTTTCTTCTTTTACAACAGCGAGAAGTCTCAATCAAAGACCGTCATGACCAACGATGCGGGTCATTTCGTCATTCGTGCTGCTCTCGACTTTATCCCAACTCATGTTAGAGTTCTGGCGGATGAGGATCTGTCAGCTATCCAAGAGATCAAAGTCATTGAACCATATGGAGTCAGTCTTATTAGCGACATTGACGATACAGTCAAGAAGTCCAATATTTCTGCGGGTGCCAAAGAGATCTTCCGCAACACGTTCATACGAGATCTAGGTGAGCTCTCTGTCGAAGGTGTTAAGGAGTGGTATAATCGCATGGCCGACATGGGCGTCAGCATTCATTACTGTTCAAACAGTCCGTGGCAACTTTTCCCAGTCCTAGCCAGTTTCTTCAAGATGCACGGCCTGCCACCAGGATCTCTTCATCTAAAGCAATACAGTGGCATGTTGCAGGGCATCTTTGAGCCAGTGGCAGAAAGAAAGCGATCTACACTTACTCGCCTATTACGAGATTTCCCTGAGAGAATGTTTATTCTTGTGGGAGACAGTGGAGAAGCTGATTTGGAGGTTTACACGGAGCTTGCCCTTGCGAACCCAGGACGGATTCTTGCTGTCTTCATTCGAGATGTCACAACACCAGAGGAGACAGCATtcttcaactccaactcGGGATATGATTTTAGCCGGCCGAAGACGCCAGCCACCTCTAGCAACGCTTCAAGGAATGTCTCAAGAAACCCTTCATACCAGAACCTGGGGCCCAGTGGATATCGGGGAGAAAGCAAACCACCCACAGGCCCGACTATGGGAACTCTGATCGACTTCTCAGACGAGCCAGGCGAGACCAAGATCGATCGTAATGCGGCTCTCTCTCAAGTTCGAAATGCCAGTGCCAATGCCAACTCCAAGAGTGCCAGTACGACTGATCTACTTGGCGGACGTAAGCCACCTCCGCCCAGACCGGCAAAACCAGTTGCGTTGAGGAGTGCCAAGTCGATCACTGAGCTGAACAAGGGTCTCAGCAGGCAGAATTCTGATGAGAtacctccaccacctccgcctAGAAGACCAGCGGTGCAGGTTCGAGAACCGTCAGTGCCTCATCCTCTGAAGCAGATTCACAATTCCTCGCAGCAGAGCTCTGGTAGCAGCAATGGCGGTTTCAAAATCCCAGCACGCTCTAATTCAGGGGATCGTCCTCCGCCACCTCCGCCACGACGACGCGGTACACCCTCAAGCATCACCGAGTCCAATCAAAATCCACGTCTTCCACCACGGCCGACTCAGAACATGGCCAATCTAGACGTGGACTACGATCCGCTcccaccaccatcatcaaaccCCCCTCCGTCATTTGGTTCAGCAGGATCAGGGTATCGATCAGACGGCAACACATCAACAGCAGGTTCGCCAACACTGGGTCCACAAGCAGTAAACAAGAAATTAGAActatggagaagaagattagcACGAGCACACGAACAGTTAGACGGGATAGGTGTAGCCTTGTATACATGGCGACGAGGAAACGATGTCATTGCAGAAGCAGAGGGAATAGTCAAACGAGCCCTCGCAGATatggagagaaagagaaggatgagacaATAG